A part of Thermocrinis albus DSM 14484 genomic DNA contains:
- the lpdA gene encoding dihydrolipoyl dehydrogenase, with the protein MEFDLVIVGAGSGGYEAGLYAHRRGMKVAFVELSPETVGGNCLNRGCIPSKYMRYGAYMIERFSHMSRYGILPKGFHLSMPHLKEGRDNVVRTIRENFKKFAQHLGIPIFYGKGFLKDPNTVVVEGADITLRSRFVLLATGSSTVSVGGMVADGRYIHDTDTIWNLEEFPKRVVIVGGGAVGVEFAYIFRMYGADVTLTELKDRLLPMAGIPEESSRFLARKLKKLGIDIKLKTTVNHYEKTEEGLKVSFTDGTQLTTDIILLAVGRKPNTEGFKETGIEMDERGFVVVDKHCRTNLPSVYACGDITSPLMLAHKAMYEGKVAVSHMLGDEGWEKNDTLMPKIIYSAYEVASVGLTEDEAEDEGYHVRVGVVSFVTNPKAMDDGENEGFVRVVVEERTKRILGCHILGPNAGELLHQVIHAMKAGLGADFMSRSVYSHPSLSEAIGQASMEVHFGPITWTKRS; encoded by the coding sequence ATGGAGTTTGATTTAGTGATCGTGGGAGCCGGTAGTGGAGGTTATGAGGCCGGCCTTTACGCCCACAGAAGGGGTATGAAGGTGGCCTTCGTGGAGCTCTCTCCGGAAACGGTGGGTGGCAACTGTCTCAACAGGGGTTGTATTCCCTCCAAGTACATGAGATACGGCGCTTACATGATAGAGAGATTCTCTCACATGTCTCGTTACGGCATACTACCTAAAGGTTTTCACCTCAGTATGCCACATCTGAAAGAAGGTAGGGACAACGTGGTAAGAACCATAAGGGAGAACTTTAAAAAGTTTGCCCAGCATCTTGGCATACCCATCTTCTACGGGAAAGGTTTCCTAAAGGATCCCAACACAGTGGTGGTGGAAGGTGCAGACATAACCCTAAGATCCAGGTTTGTGCTTCTGGCTACAGGATCTTCTACCGTATCGGTAGGGGGTATGGTGGCGGACGGACGGTACATCCACGATACTGACACCATATGGAATCTTGAAGAATTTCCCAAGAGAGTGGTTATAGTAGGTGGAGGTGCGGTTGGCGTAGAGTTCGCCTACATATTCAGAATGTACGGAGCGGATGTTACCCTTACGGAACTTAAGGATAGACTCCTACCCATGGCAGGCATACCGGAAGAGTCTTCGAGATTCCTCGCCAGGAAGCTTAAAAAGCTGGGCATAGATATAAAGCTTAAAACAACTGTAAATCATTATGAGAAGACAGAGGAAGGTTTGAAGGTGAGTTTTACGGACGGTACCCAACTTACCACCGATATAATCCTGCTGGCTGTGGGTAGAAAGCCCAACACGGAGGGTTTTAAGGAGACAGGTATAGAAATGGACGAGAGAGGGTTCGTGGTGGTGGATAAGCACTGTAGAACTAATCTACCCAGTGTGTATGCCTGTGGCGATATCACATCACCTCTCATGTTGGCCCATAAGGCTATGTACGAAGGTAAGGTAGCCGTAAGCCACATGCTGGGTGATGAAGGGTGGGAAAAGAACGACACCCTCATGCCCAAGATCATCTACAGTGCTTACGAGGTAGCTTCTGTGGGTTTAACGGAGGACGAAGCGGAGGACGAAGGTTACCATGTACGGGTGGGTGTTGTGTCCTTCGTTACCAACCCCAAAGCTATGGATGATGGAGAAAACGAAGGCTTTGTGAGAGTGGTGGTGGAAGAGAGAACTAAAAGAATCTTAGGTTGTCATATACTGGGTCCCAACGCTGGAGAGCTTTTACACCAAGTGATACATGCCATGAAGGCAGGATTAGGAGCTGATTTTATGTCCAGATCTGTGTACTCTCACCCGTCCTTGTCGGAAGCCATAGGACAGGCCAGCATGGAGGTTCACTTTGGTCCCATCACGTGGACCAAAAGATCCTAA
- a CDS encoding HAD-IIA family hydrolase — translation MRRKILLLDMDGVLVKDKALNPFPDTLPFLDFLRSEGIPFRVVSNNSTRPPSTLLEDLSKKGINLKEDELITPLKILPVYLRELHCSRLLVIGSPLLAEFLVEEGFQVVEDQKVDAVVIGQDRNINFTKLKLATSAVFLESAKIVPVNHSRIVRDDDGLYFPGAGSLAHMLAHACGYSQPIPNLGKPSEEFMRLALSGMEGDEVYLVSDDLYTDLVGAKEQGIKTIFITTGKYSKEELTKANFEPHYVVDSLTELMELLKTL, via the coding sequence ATGAGAAGGAAGATCTTACTTCTTGATATGGACGGAGTTCTGGTGAAGGACAAAGCCCTTAATCCTTTTCCTGACACATTGCCCTTTTTGGACTTCCTGCGTTCCGAAGGCATACCCTTTCGGGTTGTTTCCAACAACTCCACACGGCCACCTTCCACCCTTCTGGAGGACCTCAGTAAGAAGGGGATAAACCTCAAGGAGGACGAACTGATAACACCCCTAAAGATACTGCCTGTATACCTAAGGGAGCTACACTGCAGCAGGCTCTTGGTGATAGGTTCTCCCTTACTGGCAGAGTTTCTTGTAGAGGAAGGTTTTCAAGTAGTGGAGGATCAAAAAGTAGATGCGGTTGTGATAGGGCAAGACAGGAACATTAACTTTACCAAGTTGAAGCTGGCTACCTCGGCGGTCTTCCTAGAATCTGCCAAGATAGTGCCCGTCAATCATAGCAGGATAGTGAGAGACGACGATGGTCTTTATTTTCCGGGTGCAGGTTCGTTGGCTCATATGTTGGCACACGCCTGCGGATACTCACAACCTATACCCAACTTAGGTAAACCTTCCGAAGAGTTCATGAGGCTGGCTCTCAGTGGTATGGAGGGGGATGAGGTGTACTTGGTAAGCGATGACCTTTACACTGATCTGGTAGGTGCGAAGGAACAGGGAATAAAAACCATCTTTATAACCACCGGCAAGTACTCTAAGGAGGAGCTTACAAAGGCCAACTTTGAACCTCACTACGTTGTAGATTCTCTGACAGAACTCATGGAGCTCTTAAAAACTTTATGA
- the rpmH gene encoding 50S ribosomal protein L34, which translates to MATKRNVTHISNLKRKRKSGFLARMSSKSGRKIIKRRRKKGRHRLAP; encoded by the coding sequence ATGGCCACCAAGAGGAACGTCACTCATATATCCAACTTAAAGAGGAAACGTAAGAGTGGTTTTTTGGCTAGAATGTCCTCCAAGAGTGGCAGAAAGATAATAAAGCGTAGAAGGAAGAAGGGAAGACACAGGTTGGCGCCTTGA
- the atpE gene encoding ATP synthase F0 subunit C: MRKAMALLSVLMPVLAMAAEPAQGETLKQGLMYLGAGLAIGLAALGTGIGMGHAVRGTQEGIARNPTVGGRLQTVMFIGLAFIETLALYALLVAIILLFVK; the protein is encoded by the coding sequence ATGAGAAAGGCTATGGCTCTACTGAGTGTTCTGATGCCTGTTTTGGCAATGGCGGCTGAACCGGCGCAGGGTGAGACCCTCAAGCAAGGCCTGATGTACCTAGGTGCAGGTCTGGCGATAGGTCTCGCGGCCTTAGGTACCGGTATAGGTATGGGACATGCGGTGAGGGGCACTCAGGAAGGTATAGCAAGAAACCCCACCGTAGGTGGTAGGTTGCAGACGGTTATGTTCATAGGTCTGGCCTTTATCGAAACTCTCGCTCTTTACGCTCTGCTGGTAGCTATAATACTCCTCTTTGTCAAGTGA
- the minD gene encoding septum site-determining protein MinD, with protein sequence MTKVFVVTSGKGGVGKTTLTANISVALAKLGKKVLDIDADIGLRNLDMILGLENRIVYDVLDVLEGRVEFSKALVKDKRGLNLWLLPANQTKNKDAVDPERWVKMVEEVKSSGQYDYIFIDSPAGIERGFQIASLPADAALVVVNPEVSSVRDADRIIGMLENMGKNEYYLVVNRIRWDAVKKGQMLSVEDVVDILKAPLIGVVPEEPKLVDFTNRGEPIVLEDSYPASKAILDIARRLLGEEVPMVYHGQKRSIIERIFGGGA encoded by the coding sequence ATGACAAAAGTGTTTGTGGTGACTTCCGGTAAAGGAGGTGTGGGTAAGACCACACTGACGGCTAACATTTCCGTAGCTCTTGCCAAGCTAGGTAAAAAAGTGCTGGATATAGACGCTGACATAGGTTTGAGGAACTTAGATATGATACTGGGGCTTGAGAACAGGATCGTGTACGATGTGTTGGATGTTCTGGAAGGAAGGGTTGAGTTCAGCAAGGCTCTTGTTAAGGACAAAAGGGGCCTGAATCTCTGGCTCTTGCCGGCAAACCAGACCAAGAACAAGGATGCTGTAGATCCTGAGAGATGGGTGAAGATGGTAGAGGAGGTTAAAAGCTCCGGACAGTATGACTATATCTTCATAGATTCTCCCGCGGGGATAGAGAGAGGCTTCCAGATAGCTTCGTTACCGGCAGACGCTGCTCTGGTAGTGGTGAACCCTGAGGTTTCTTCCGTGAGAGATGCTGATCGTATCATAGGTATGTTGGAGAACATGGGGAAAAACGAGTACTATTTGGTGGTCAATAGAATAAGGTGGGATGCTGTGAAGAAGGGACAGATGCTTTCCGTGGAGGACGTGGTAGATATACTGAAAGCTCCCCTCATAGGTGTTGTACCGGAAGAGCCCAAACTGGTGGACTTTACCAACAGAGGTGAGCCCATAGTACTGGAGGATTCTTATCCGGCCTCAAAGGCCATACTGGATATAGCGAGGAGGTTGCTGGGTGAGGAAGTGCCCATGGTTTACCATGGTCAAAAGAGGAGCATAATAGAGAGGATATTTGGGGGAGGGGCATGA
- the minC gene encoding septum site-determining protein MinC, whose amino-acid sequence MIEIKGTTLPVVIVRIQEGADHREVLERLRDITNSRLMEGAYFLVDTSDGDLLRKVEEFLLEKKLRNVRKLSQENKPGTWGRLLVIRKHLRSGQRIEHNGDVLVLGDVNRDAQVIATGNIIVMGKLRGIAFAGALGDESAVVVAQQMEPQQIRIGRKLAITSDEDRRSPGYPEMAKVEDGTIVLERV is encoded by the coding sequence ATGATAGAGATAAAAGGTACAACCCTTCCCGTAGTCATTGTCAGAATACAGGAGGGCGCAGATCACAGGGAGGTTTTAGAAAGGTTAAGGGATATAACCAACAGTCGCCTTATGGAGGGTGCTTACTTCCTGGTGGATACATCGGACGGTGATCTTCTTAGGAAGGTGGAGGAGTTTCTCCTGGAAAAAAAGCTCAGGAATGTGCGTAAACTCTCTCAGGAGAACAAACCGGGCACGTGGGGAAGGTTGTTGGTGATAAGAAAGCATCTTCGCTCGGGACAGAGGATAGAACACAACGGTGATGTTCTGGTGCTAGGGGATGTCAACAGGGACGCACAGGTCATAGCAACAGGTAACATAATAGTGATGGGGAAACTGAGAGGCATCGCTTTCGCAGGCGCCTTAGGAGACGAAAGTGCTGTTGTAGTGGCTCAGCAGATGGAACCTCAGCAGATAAGGATAGGAAGAAAACTGGCCATAACCAGCGATGAGGATAGAAGGTCTCCCGGTTATCCTGAGATGGCTAAGGTGGAGGATGGTACAATAGTTCTGGAGAGGGTGTGA
- the rimM gene encoding ribosome maturation factor RimM (Essential for efficient processing of 16S rRNA) — MMKEHEVDQFVIIGRVKDSFGLKGELKVDAYLPASRWKKIQKVFFKRKNGPYVPFEVEKVRSHNRGSVVLKLKGIDIKEEAEKLVGAYIYLPRGMVPPKGKDEFYFFELEGLQVVTTSGHRLGKVTGVIEGRSYFLLEIDRGRGYIPFVKELVGDVNLEEGIVYVDDRLKELF; from the coding sequence ATGATGAAGGAGCATGAGGTAGATCAGTTCGTAATCATAGGTAGGGTGAAGGACAGTTTCGGTCTGAAAGGTGAGTTGAAGGTAGATGCTTATCTGCCCGCCTCCCGGTGGAAGAAGATACAGAAGGTCTTCTTTAAGCGCAAGAACGGACCCTACGTGCCCTTTGAAGTGGAAAAAGTAAGATCCCACAACAGAGGTTCCGTGGTGTTGAAACTCAAAGGCATAGATATAAAGGAAGAGGCGGAGAAGTTGGTGGGAGCTTACATCTACCTACCTCGTGGTATGGTTCCTCCTAAGGGAAAGGATGAGTTCTACTTCTTTGAACTGGAAGGTCTGCAGGTGGTAACTACATCGGGCCACAGACTGGGGAAGGTAACGGGAGTAATAGAAGGAAGATCCTACTTTCTCTTGGAAATAGACAGAGGTAGAGGTTACATACCTTTTGTAAAAGAACTTGTAGGAGATGTAAATCTTGAGGAAGGGATAGTGTACGTAGATGACAGACTTAAAGAACTTTTTTAG
- a CDS encoding NifU family protein, which translates to MRMPTREEIEAVLDEIRPALRFDGGDVELVDVLEDGTVLVRMIGACAGCGMSVLTLKAGIERALKSRFPDIKEVKDVNLDIPTTFGF; encoded by the coding sequence ATGAGGATGCCTACAAGAGAGGAGATTGAGGCTGTACTGGATGAGATAAGGCCAGCTTTGAGGTTTGACGGGGGCGATGTAGAGTTGGTGGATGTTTTGGAAGATGGCACCGTTCTAGTACGTATGATAGGTGCCTGCGCGGGGTGTGGTATGTCAGTGCTCACCCTGAAGGCAGGTATAGAGAGGGCCCTCAAGAGCAGGTTTCCCGACATAAAGGAGGTTAAGGACGTTAACTTGGATATTCCCACCACCTTCGGGTTCTAA
- the yidC gene encoding membrane protein insertase YidC — protein sequence MDKKDIDTKRLFIFLLVITFALFAYQTYLLLFRPSTPPQEKPKQVQKDESVPQLMLGSFREAQKPSETLSYRLGDFSIKISPQGGKVVSWVDEKYGKDLVTSTEKKLGVYPLEIFTGDPQKDVELNFSPYQVQGSDREISMTLQGNGWFVRKRLVYDGERIKLYIEEQGLGPIWVNVGTPLEEDSFYTHVGPVLEQDGSVKRIDIKDVEGRQSIKGDIKFAGVESRYYFKGLVGNIPQVVIYRLEGDHSLVVVRYSQPLILYMGAKDYGRLRVLGLSEVLDYGTLRIIVKPLFVFMYWIYEHLHSWVFSILVLTLLVRLIVFPLTYKSTVSMMRLSELAPKMQELREKYKDDPVKFQEELMKLYAEAGFNPMSGCLPILLQIPIFFALYKVLTITAELQLASFLWIPSLAQKDPYYLLPILMGVTMIAQQWVSPAPDKSQNLMMYVTSVVFTFLFASFPSGLVLYWTFNNILNIVQSYVIKRFLLKEEPKRGKRGKKR from the coding sequence ATGGATAAAAAGGACATTGATACCAAGAGGCTCTTCATCTTTCTGCTGGTTATAACCTTTGCTCTGTTCGCTTACCAAACTTATCTCCTATTGTTCAGACCATCTACTCCACCCCAGGAGAAACCTAAGCAAGTACAAAAAGATGAATCCGTTCCTCAGCTCATGTTGGGTAGCTTTCGCGAAGCCCAGAAACCCTCTGAAACCCTTTCCTACCGGCTGGGGGACTTCAGTATTAAGATCTCACCTCAGGGTGGTAAGGTGGTAAGCTGGGTGGATGAAAAGTACGGGAAAGATTTGGTGACATCTACCGAAAAGAAACTGGGTGTGTATCCTCTGGAGATCTTTACGGGAGATCCCCAAAAGGACGTAGAGCTTAACTTCTCTCCTTACCAGGTTCAAGGCTCCGACAGAGAGATCAGTATGACGCTGCAGGGCAATGGTTGGTTCGTAAGAAAGAGACTGGTGTACGATGGAGAAAGGATAAAGCTTTACATAGAGGAGCAGGGTCTTGGGCCTATCTGGGTAAACGTAGGAACACCCTTAGAGGAGGACTCTTTCTACACGCACGTAGGTCCTGTTTTGGAGCAAGATGGTAGTGTGAAAAGGATAGATATCAAAGATGTTGAGGGTAGGCAGTCCATAAAGGGAGATATAAAGTTTGCGGGTGTGGAAAGTAGATACTACTTTAAGGGCTTGGTGGGTAACATCCCTCAAGTAGTTATATACAGACTGGAGGGGGATCACTCTCTCGTAGTGGTTCGCTACTCACAACCTCTTATCCTCTATATGGGGGCCAAGGACTACGGCAGGTTGAGGGTGTTAGGTCTCTCGGAAGTTTTAGACTACGGAACTCTCAGGATCATAGTAAAACCACTGTTTGTCTTCATGTACTGGATATACGAACACCTCCATTCGTGGGTTTTCTCCATACTGGTTCTCACTCTTTTGGTAAGACTGATAGTCTTCCCACTCACCTACAAAAGCACTGTTTCCATGATGAGGCTTTCGGAACTGGCTCCTAAGATGCAGGAGCTGAGGGAGAAGTACAAAGATGATCCTGTAAAGTTTCAGGAAGAGCTTATGAAGTTGTACGCGGAGGCTGGGTTTAATCCCATGTCGGGATGCCTTCCCATACTTTTGCAGATACCTATCTTCTTTGCCCTCTACAAAGTGCTCACCATAACGGCAGAGTTACAGCTTGCCTCTTTTCTGTGGATACCCAGCTTAGCTCAAAAGGATCCTTACTATCTCCTACCTATCCTCATGGGTGTCACCATGATAGCTCAGCAATGGGTGAGCCCTGCACCTGACAAAAGTCAGAATTTGATGATGTACGTTACCAGTGTTGTGTTTACCTTCTTGTTTGCCAGTTTTCCATCAGGTCTCGTGCTTTACTGGACTTTCAACAACATCCTTAACATAGTCCAAAGTTACGTAATAAAGAGGTTTCTCCTCAAGGAGGAACCTAAGAGGGGCAAAAGGGGTAAGAAGAGATGA
- a CDS encoding copper chaperone PCu(A)C, whose amino-acid sequence MRNWLVGLALLGSAFAQPKVEVRDAWVRAVPPVSKVSAAYMVLKNNGDKPEKLLSASSSVAHHVELHETQDGKMRRVKFIEIPPGSQVELKPGGYHIMLIGLKKPLKEGEKVSITLHFESGKLTVEAPVKKSEDTEEHHHH is encoded by the coding sequence ATGAGAAACTGGCTGGTTGGTTTAGCCCTTTTAGGGTCTGCCTTTGCCCAACCTAAAGTAGAGGTGAGGGATGCGTGGGTGAGGGCGGTGCCACCCGTATCCAAGGTCAGTGCTGCTTACATGGTGCTTAAAAACAACGGAGACAAACCTGAAAAACTTCTATCCGCCTCCAGCTCCGTGGCACATCACGTAGAGCTTCACGAAACCCAAGACGGTAAAATGAGAAGGGTCAAGTTCATAGAAATCCCTCCGGGTTCCCAGGTGGAGTTAAAACCTGGTGGGTACCACATAATGCTGATAGGTCTTAAAAAACCTCTGAAAGAAGGGGAAAAAGTAAGCATCACCTTACACTTTGAATCGGGGAAACTCACAGTGGAGGCACCCGTAAAGAAGTCGGAGGATACGGAAGAACACCATCACCACTAA
- the atpB gene encoding F0F1 ATP synthase subunit A, translating to MDKVSWTHVQYGVLSMALVLGLLALAGRPGVRPTPLQAVWEGYLRFVRKMVMENMGHEGLRYVPLIASIGLFVFFSNLLGMVPGLEAPTANVNTNLALALIVFFFYNLEGFRLHGVGYLKHFMGPNVYLAPIFFLIEVVSHLARPITLTLRLFANMKGGAMLLLVLVSLVIKNPVIMALSPIALLFIIAIKFLAVFIQAYIFMILSTVYMAGAVEHGEH from the coding sequence ATGGATAAGGTGAGCTGGACCCACGTTCAGTACGGTGTGTTAAGTATGGCTTTAGTGCTGGGTCTGCTGGCCTTAGCGGGCAGGCCCGGTGTGAGACCTACACCTCTTCAAGCGGTGTGGGAAGGTTACCTGAGGTTCGTCAGGAAAATGGTGATGGAGAACATGGGGCACGAAGGTCTAAGGTACGTGCCTCTGATAGCTTCCATAGGTCTTTTCGTTTTCTTCTCCAATCTTTTAGGTATGGTACCTGGTTTGGAAGCCCCCACCGCCAACGTGAACACTAACCTGGCCCTAGCCCTCATAGTTTTCTTCTTTTACAACTTGGAAGGTTTCAGGTTGCACGGTGTCGGTTACCTCAAGCATTTCATGGGACCTAACGTATACCTCGCACCCATCTTCTTTCTCATAGAGGTGGTGTCTCATCTAGCGAGACCTATAACTCTCACCCTCAGGCTGTTCGCCAACATGAAGGGGGGAGCCATGTTACTCCTTGTTTTGGTGAGTCTCGTTATTAAGAACCCCGTCATAATGGCCCTCTCCCCCATAGCCCTTTTGTTTATAATAGCCATAAAGTTTTTGGCAGTTTTCATACAGGCCTATATCTTCATGATACTCTCCACCGTGTATATGGCGGGTGCGGTGGAGCACGGAGAGCACTGA
- the yidD gene encoding membrane protein insertion efficiency factor YidD — protein MKKFVVTFLRVWQRFVSPLYPPSCRFYPTCSQYAIMAVEKYGPFKGTIKAVWRVLRCNPFSRGGVDYP, from the coding sequence TTGAAGAAGTTTGTAGTGACCTTTCTGAGGGTGTGGCAGAGGTTTGTATCTCCTCTGTACCCTCCCTCCTGCCGTTTTTACCCTACCTGCTCCCAGTATGCTATAATGGCCGTGGAGAAGTATGGTCCCTTCAAGGGTACCATAAAGGCGGTATGGAGGGTGCTCCGTTGTAATCCTTTCTCGCGAGGAGGTGTGGATTACCCCTGA
- the rfaD gene encoding ADP-glyceromanno-heptose 6-epimerase, with protein MRVLVTGGAGFIGSNVAKAVERAYPEARVTVLDNFSSGHFKNLWGFGGDVITGDVTDLSLWEYLKKNFRFEVVFHKAAITDTTVMDQALVMRTNADSLRYILDACSYWGAKLIYASSAAVYGKTTPPMKEGKGEIPQNVYGFSKLIMDRIALRYLQTQTDIKVVGFRYFNVYGPGESFKGKAASMVYQLYLQMKEGRRPRLFKWGEQKRDFVYIEDVVKANLLALEKDVSGVFNIATGKARSFNDIVGILNGLLGTNLEPDYFDCPYDFYQEHTEADISLAREILGYEPMFSLEDGIEDYVKRLESGIIY; from the coding sequence ATGAGGGTCTTGGTAACGGGTGGAGCTGGTTTCATAGGCTCCAACGTAGCGAAGGCTGTAGAGAGGGCTTATCCAGAGGCACGGGTTACGGTACTGGACAACTTCTCCTCGGGTCATTTTAAAAACCTGTGGGGATTCGGCGGAGATGTGATAACAGGGGATGTAACAGATCTCTCCCTGTGGGAGTATCTGAAGAAGAACTTTAGGTTTGAAGTGGTCTTTCATAAAGCTGCCATAACGGACACCACCGTTATGGATCAGGCCCTCGTCATGAGAACTAACGCTGACAGTCTTAGGTACATACTGGATGCCTGTTCCTACTGGGGAGCTAAGCTCATCTACGCTTCTTCGGCAGCCGTTTATGGTAAGACCACACCCCCTATGAAGGAGGGAAAAGGGGAGATACCACAGAACGTTTACGGCTTTTCCAAACTCATCATGGACAGAATAGCGCTCAGATACTTGCAGACACAGACAGACATAAAGGTGGTGGGTTTTAGGTACTTTAACGTTTACGGACCAGGAGAGTCCTTTAAGGGAAAGGCAGCCAGCATGGTATACCAGTTATATCTACAGATGAAGGAGGGAAGAAGGCCCAGGCTGTTTAAGTGGGGTGAGCAAAAGAGGGACTTCGTGTACATAGAAGATGTGGTGAAGGCCAACCTCTTGGCCCTCGAAAAGGATGTTTCGGGAGTCTTCAACATAGCCACAGGGAAGGCAAGGAGTTTTAACGATATAGTTGGCATACTCAACGGCCTTCTTGGAACAAATCTTGAGCCTGACTACTTTGACTGTCCTTACGACTTTTATCAGGAGCACACGGAAGCGGATATAAGTCTCGCCAGAGAGATCCTCGGCTATGAGCCTATGTTTAGCCTAGAGGATGGGATAGAGGATTACGTTAAAAGGTTAGAATCGGGTATAATATATTAA
- the minE gene encoding cell division topological specificity factor MinE — translation MIFDFLIGRRKSKDDAKRRLTMVLAYERRGLPPNFADMLKDDLVTVFSKYSLFDVSKIEVDIKREKEGFDELWISIPFKH, via the coding sequence ATGATCTTTGATTTTCTGATAGGAAGGAGAAAGAGTAAGGACGACGCTAAGAGGAGACTCACGATGGTACTGGCTTACGAAAGGAGGGGTCTGCCTCCCAACTTCGCCGATATGTTGAAGGATGACCTCGTAACCGTCTTCTCCAAGTACTCCCTTTTTGACGTTAGTAAAATAGAAGTAGATATAAAGAGGGAAAAGGAGGGTTTTGACGAACTTTGGATAAGCATACCCTTCAAACACTGA
- a CDS encoding superoxide dismutase, translating into MAVHKLQPKDHLKPSGLKGISNEQIEPHFEAHYKGYVTKYNEIQEKLADLNFSDRSKANQNYSEYRELKVEETFNYMGVVLHELYFGHLGAKGQPSEALKKKVEEDFGSWDACVQEIKAAGTAFRGWAILGLDIFSGRLVVNGLDAHNVYNLTGLIPLIVLDTYEHAYYVDYKNKRPPYIDAFLENINWDVVNERFDKAMKAYEILKGLV; encoded by the coding sequence ATGGCTGTACATAAGCTTCAACCTAAGGATCATCTAAAGCCTTCCGGACTCAAGGGCATATCCAACGAGCAGATAGAACCCCACTTTGAGGCTCACTACAAAGGTTACGTGACTAAGTATAACGAGATACAGGAGAAGTTAGCAGACCTAAACTTCTCCGACCGTTCCAAGGCTAACCAAAACTACTCTGAGTACAGAGAGCTAAAGGTAGAAGAGACCTTCAACTACATGGGAGTTGTCCTACACGAGCTGTACTTTGGACACTTAGGTGCTAAAGGACAGCCATCTGAAGCCCTCAAGAAGAAGGTGGAGGAAGATTTCGGCTCCTGGGATGCCTGTGTTCAGGAAATTAAGGCCGCAGGTACAGCCTTCAGAGGATGGGCCATACTGGGACTGGACATCTTTTCCGGAAGACTGGTGGTCAACGGTCTTGACGCTCACAACGTCTACAATCTCACCGGACTCATACCCCTCATAGTGCTCGATACTTATGAACACGCCTATTATGTAGACTACAAAAACAAAAGACCTCCTTACATAGACGCTTTCCTGGAGAACATAAACTGGGATGTGGTCAACGAGCGCTTTGATAAGGCTATGAAAGCTTACGAGATACTGAAAGGTTTGGTATGA